The following DNA comes from Candidatus Hydrogenedentota bacterium.
GCCGAGCGCTTCGACGATGTCCGTCCACCCTTGTTCCAACGCGATTTCGACGCCTTGGATCAGGTGGTTCATGCACTCGTCAGACCATTGGTCTTGCTGTGCGCCTTCGCGCGCCTTCAGGAACTGACGTTGAAAGCGCCCAAGCGCCGTCAAGAGCCGTTGCGTAGGATCGCTCGTCACGGGTTTCTCGCCCCATGCAACCGGTTCGACTGTCTCGCCAGGCAAACGCGAGTCTCGTGCTCGGTCCTCCCCTGGCGTCGCATCGACCGGCGTTGCCGTGCCATCATCAGGGTTACTTTGGGCCGGTTGGGCATCGGAATCCCGATCTCTACGGCTCCACGGAAGCGGTCGTTTCGTGCGTCTTCCAAACATTGTGCGTGGTAACCCCTGCTATGGCAGCGATTGTAGCACAATGGATTTTTGCACGCAATATGTTGTGGTACCTTCCGGAGCTGAATAATCGGGTTTTTCGTGGTCTTCGAGTTCCCTTGAGAACGGGGATTCGCGCAGGATTCCCTGCCACAGCGGAGTTCTTAAGCCAGATCCCTCGTCCGCGTAAGGCGGACTCGGGATGACAGCGTAGTGAGGCTCAAGACGAAGAGTCCCTGACAGAATAACAGCACCGGCGCCACGGGGACGCCGGTGCCACATTCGTTTCGAGTATCAACGCGGATTGCGCGCGGAGGCTTATTGAATAATGCCCGCGCTCGTCAGGTAATCCAACACTTTCTGGGTCGATTCTTCCAGAGACTCGACACCCGTGTCGACGACGAGCTCTGCTTTCTCCGGTTCTTCATACGGCGCTGAAATGCCCGTAAATTCAGGGATCTGCCCCGCGCGCGCCTTCTTGTACAGGCCCTTTACGTCGCGTGACTCGCACACATCGAGCGCGCACTTCACGTAGACTTCTACGAATTTGCCCTCGCCGGCAATCGTGCGGGCCTTGTCGCGGTCGGCGCGGTACGGGCTAATGAAGGCGGTCATCGCGATGACGCCGGCCTGCACGAAGAGATTCGCGACTTCGCCAATGCGACGGATGTTTTCTTCGCGATCTGCCGGAGAGAACCCGAGGTCTTTGTTCAATCCATGACGAATGTTGTCGCCATCCAGCACGTAGGTGCGGCAGCCGCGTTCAAACAGCGCATTTTCAACCGCATGCGCGAGCGTCGATTTGCCCGAACCCGACAAACCGGTGAACCAAATCACCACCGCTCGGTGCCCGTTCAACCGTTCGCGGTCTTCCCGGGTAATGTCTGCCTCGTGCCACGTAATGTTTGTTGCCTTAACTTTGTCCGCCATGAGTCACTCCGAATTGAAAACGTGT
Coding sequences within:
- the cysC gene encoding adenylyl-sulfate kinase; translated protein: MADKVKATNITWHEADITREDRERLNGHRAVVIWFTGLSGSGKSTLAHAVENALFERGCRTYVLDGDNIRHGLNKDLGFSPADREENIRRIGEVANLFVQAGVIAMTAFISPYRADRDKARTIAGEGKFVEVYVKCALDVCESRDVKGLYKKARAGQIPEFTGISAPYEEPEKAELVVDTGVESLEESTQKVLDYLTSAGIIQ